A part of Helicobacter fennelliae genomic DNA contains:
- a CDS encoding MlaD family protein translates to MERRVNYLLIGGMFFVIIIAFVAFVLWFGHIGLGSDKMKKYYIYTQYDVLGIGNKTPVRYKGITIGNVENIKLNTQTGLVEIIVAIDKSIPINRGSSVVIDAQGLAGLNYLAFKPKLNAPLIGDDDEPILLLEKNFIGKITDQADQLANGMLDVLNNFHALMSKQNIENFSQTMASLNIFAKDLNIMSKKIDSILQTTNNLVSTIDTKVSQGEYDIKSTLLPTINQAEKSLHNLDSFLQKSQNLIDKFNNNPYNTLFGEQK, encoded by the coding sequence GTGGAAAGACGCGTAAATTATTTATTAATTGGTGGTATGTTTTTTGTCATTATTATTGCTTTTGTCGCGTTTGTGCTGTGGTTTGGGCATATTGGCTTGGGTAGTGATAAGATGAAAAAATACTATATTTACACACAGTATGATGTTTTAGGCATTGGCAATAAAACTCCCGTGCGCTACAAAGGCATAACCATAGGCAATGTGGAAAATATCAAGCTCAATACCCAAACAGGATTGGTGGAGATTATTGTTGCGATTGACAAAAGTATTCCTATTAATCGTGGTTCAAGCGTTGTGATTGATGCGCAAGGATTGGCGGGGTTAAATTATCTCGCGTTCAAGCCAAAACTCAATGCGCCATTAATTGGCGATGATGATGAGCCTATTTTATTGCTAGAGAAAAATTTCATTGGCAAAATCACCGATCAAGCCGATCAGCTTGCAAATGGAATGCTTGATGTGCTCAATAACTTTCACGCTTTAATGAGTAAGCAAAATATCGAAAACTTCTCGCAGACAATGGCTTCTTTGAATATTTTTGCAAAGGATCTTAATATAATGAGTAAAAAAATCGACTCCATACTTCAGACGACAAATAACCTTGTCAGCACCATAGATACGAAAGTTTCACAAGGAGAATACGATATAAAATCTACCCTTTTGCCAACGATCAATCAAGCTGAAAAAAGCTTGCATAATCTTGATTCGTTTTTGCAAAAAAGCCAGAATCTAATCGATAAATTTAATAATAATCCATACAATACACTTTTTGGGGAACAAAAATGA
- a CDS encoding ABC transporter ATP-binding protein, whose translation MANTKNITNIIEVRNLCTAYGNRLIHDNLSFDIKQGEIFGILGGSGSGKSTLLRSMILLNKPKSGEIVIFGENIWNLQNPQTFLNRCGILFQFGALYSSLSVIENVSVLLEEYSHYPKSTIVEVAKSLIHNVGLDSSVYDLYPYELSGGMKKRVGLARALALSPEILFLDEPTSGLDPASAQQFDQLICKLREEFKMTIVMITHDLDSINDTADRFLMLKDGKIEFLGNLNELKSQILSLSKQNLFFSKRGERLWKDA comes from the coding sequence ATGGCAAACACCAAAAACATCACAAATATTATTGAGGTTCGCAATCTCTGCACAGCTTACGGCAATAGGCTTATCCATGATAATTTAAGCTTTGACATAAAGCAGGGTGAGATTTTTGGGATTTTGGGTGGAAGTGGAAGTGGCAAATCAACGCTTCTGCGCTCAATGATTTTGCTGAATAAACCAAAATCTGGCGAGATTGTGATTTTTGGTGAAAATATCTGGAATCTTCAGAATCCACAAACATTCCTCAATCGATGTGGGATTTTATTTCAATTTGGCGCGCTTTATAGCTCTTTGAGTGTGATTGAAAATGTCTCTGTGCTTCTTGAAGAATACAGCCATTATCCAAAATCTACGATAGTAGAAGTTGCAAAATCGCTTATCCATAATGTTGGGCTAGATTCTAGTGTGTATGATTTGTATCCTTATGAATTAAGTGGCGGTATGAAAAAGCGAGTAGGCCTTGCTCGGGCATTAGCACTAAGTCCTGAGATTTTGTTTTTAGATGAGCCTACAAGCGGACTTGATCCTGCAAGCGCACAGCAGTTTGATCAATTGATTTGCAAATTACGAGAGGAGTTTAAAATGACGATTGTAATGATTACTCATGATTTAGATTCTATCAATGATACAGCCGATCGGTTTTTGATGTTAAAAGATGGTAAAATAGAGTTTTTAGGAAATCTTAATGAACTCAAATCCCAGATTCTCTCACTATCAAAGCAGAATCTATTTTTTAGCAAGCGAGGAGAGCGATTGTGGAAAGACGCGTAA
- a CDS encoding MlaE family ABC transporter permease, with protein MCLAPQIHIQKSTHNASSQHTSSQNISSIEVVLEGKWDFKVKKSQLITLQKLIASGIDSIVFAQNAEIDIAFATFLKQQTKDIEIQIITTPQTQKVFDLCVNQISESKPKLPFLQNLVNIIGTFGMYIYNFSASFLDFVNFVGMSFYFLSLSLFKREVRISPLLYHINESGFKALPVSLLTAFIVGFAIALQGAVQLEALGAPLLSVETTAKLSLREMGPFILALVIAGRSASSFTAQIGVMQITEEIDAMKTMNFNPIAFLVIPRLFALMIAMPLLVFLADAFSLIGGMIAVYVQLGIDFQTYIGRFYETVEWSHFWLGIIKAPFFGAAIALVGCFRGFCIKGDSQELGRITTISVVNALFWIIAIDAIFSFLTARLGI; from the coding sequence ATGTGTTTAGCACCTCAAATCCATATCCAAAAATCCACGCACAATGCCTCATCGCAACATACTTCATCACAGAATATCTCATCAATAGAAGTGGTTTTGGAAGGAAAATGGGATTTTAAAGTCAAAAAATCACAGCTTATCACCTTGCAAAAACTCATTGCTTCAGGCATAGATTCTATTGTATTTGCGCAAAATGCGGAGATTGATATTGCATTTGCGACTTTTTTGAAACAGCAGACAAAAGACATAGAAATCCAAATCATCACAACCCCACAAACCCAAAAAGTATTTGATTTGTGTGTCAATCAAATATCAGAATCTAAGCCAAAACTGCCTTTTTTGCAGAATCTAGTTAATATAATTGGCACTTTTGGTATGTATATTTATAATTTTAGTGCAAGTTTTTTGGATTTTGTGAATTTTGTAGGTATGAGTTTTTATTTTTTATCTCTCTCACTTTTCAAGCGCGAAGTCCGCATAAGTCCGCTTCTATATCATATCAACGAGTCTGGATTTAAGGCATTGCCAGTGAGTTTATTGACAGCATTTATTGTAGGATTTGCGATTGCTTTGCAGGGCGCAGTGCAGCTTGAAGCACTTGGCGCGCCACTTTTGAGCGTGGAGACTACTGCCAAACTTTCACTTCGAGAGATGGGACCTTTTATTTTGGCACTTGTTATCGCAGGGCGCAGTGCTTCAAGCTTCACTGCTCAAATTGGTGTTATGCAAATCACAGAAGAAATAGATGCGATGAAAACGATGAATTTTAATCCGATCGCGTTTTTGGTGATTCCTAGACTTTTTGCACTTATGATTGCGATGCCTTTGCTGGTGTTTTTGGCTGATGCGTTTTCACTTATTGGCGGAATGATCGCAGTGTATGTGCAATTAGGCATAGATTTTCAAACATATATCGGGAGATTCTATGAGACGGTAGAGTGGAGTCATTTTTGGCTTGGCATTATTAAAGCACCATTTTTTGGCGCAGCCATAGCACTTGTGGGGTGCTTTCGAGGGTTTTGTATCAAAGGAGATAGCCAAGAGCTTGGGCGCATTACGACTATTAGCGTGGTAAATGCACTATTTTGGATTATTGCCATTGATGCGATTTTTTCATTTTTGACAGCAAGATTAGGGATATAA